In one window of Paraflavitalea soli DNA:
- a CDS encoding LacI family DNA-binding transcriptional regulator, whose protein sequence is MESVNIKKLAQLLNLSIATVSKALRDSYDISKETKEKVVALAKELNYQPNPHASSLRKHKSKTIAVIIPEIANNYFTLAINGIETVAQEKGYHVLIYITHEDYQKEVSLAKDLYNGRVDGLLISVSGATTDYTHLQQLQQMGLPIVFFDRVCEEFDTLKVTTDDYESSYLATQHLIEQGCKKVAHLAISGNLSIGNKRKRGYLQALADHQMPVSESLIVECTNDDEIDGELIREMFIREKPDGIFAAVERYAMASYEVCGLLNLQIPRDVKVISFSNLRIAAFLNPSLSTITQPAFDIGKEAASRLLNTLEKKNAPLTNENIIFKSSLIQRTSTAK, encoded by the coding sequence ATGGAGTCAGTCAATATCAAGAAACTCGCCCAACTGCTGAACTTGTCAATCGCTACTGTGTCAAAAGCACTGCGCGACAGCTACGATATTAGCAAGGAGACCAAAGAAAAAGTAGTGGCCCTGGCCAAAGAATTGAATTACCAGCCCAACCCACATGCCAGCAGCCTGCGGAAGCACAAAAGCAAAACCATTGCCGTTATTATTCCCGAAATAGCCAACAATTACTTTACACTCGCCATCAATGGCATTGAGACCGTTGCCCAGGAAAAAGGATACCATGTGCTCATTTATATAACCCACGAAGATTATCAGAAAGAAGTGTCACTGGCTAAAGATCTCTACAATGGCCGCGTAGATGGTTTGCTCATTTCCGTTTCCGGAGCTACCACCGATTATACACACTTGCAACAATTACAGCAAATGGGCCTGCCCATTGTTTTCTTCGACAGGGTGTGTGAAGAATTTGATACCCTTAAAGTCACCACCGACGATTATGAAAGCTCCTACCTCGCCACACAGCACCTCATAGAACAGGGCTGCAAAAAGGTGGCCCACCTCGCCATCTCCGGCAACCTATCCATTGGCAATAAAAGAAAACGCGGTTACCTGCAGGCCCTGGCCGATCACCAGATGCCAGTCAGCGAATCATTGATCGTGGAGTGTACCAATGACGACGAAATAGATGGGGAACTTATCCGGGAAATGTTTATCCGGGAGAAACCCGATGGCATCTTTGCAGCCGTAGAACGTTATGCCATGGCAAGCTATGAGGTCTGTGGGCTCCTCAACCTGCAAATACCCCGTGATGTAAAGGTGATCAGCTTTTCCAACCTGCGCATAGCCGCTTTTTTGAATCCTTCCCTCAGTACCATTACCCAACCCGCTTTTGATATCGGGAAAGAAGCAGCCTCCCGCCTGTTAAATACATTGGAGAAAA
- a CDS encoding alpha/beta fold hydrolase — protein sequence MKKLLLLIPAILFTLLLVAQTDTSGYYTSFDGAKIWYEVKGAGQPVLLVHGFIVNSSTWKKAALYSDLQKAGYKVITIDLRGNGLSDKPHEAASYANDAEAKDIMGLLTSLGINKYQVIGYSRGSIITARLLVLDKRIQKAVLGGMGTDFTNPEWPRRIMFYRALSGDSIPELKGVVEYVQKSGLDQKALALLQKEQPSTSKEALAKVQQPILVICGTEDSDNGSAAALAKLFPHATLAAVPGNHNNAASTPQFSEAILEFLKR from the coding sequence ATGAAAAAACTACTGCTCCTTATCCCTGCCATCCTGTTCACCCTCCTGCTTGTCGCCCAAACCGACACATCGGGCTATTATACCTCCTTCGATGGCGCAAAGATCTGGTATGAAGTAAAAGGCGCTGGTCAGCCCGTGCTCCTGGTACATGGCTTTATTGTCAACAGTTCCACCTGGAAAAAGGCAGCCCTCTACAGCGACCTGCAAAAGGCGGGATATAAAGTGATCACCATCGACCTGCGCGGCAATGGTCTTTCCGATAAACCACATGAAGCCGCATCCTACGCCAACGATGCAGAAGCAAAAGATATCATGGGCCTCCTCACCAGCCTCGGCATCAATAAATACCAGGTCATTGGTTATTCCAGGGGCTCCATCATTACCGCCCGTTTGCTGGTGTTGGATAAACGCATTCAAAAAGCCGTATTGGGCGGCATGGGTACCGATTTCACCAATCCCGAATGGCCCCGCCGCATCATGTTTTACCGGGCACTGTCCGGCGATTCTATTCCCGAACTAAAAGGCGTGGTAGAATATGTGCAGAAGTCTGGCCTCGATCAAAAAGCACTGGCCCTCCTCCAAAAAGAACAACCTTCTACCAGCAAAGAGGCACTGGCCAAGGTACAACAACCCATATTGGTGATCTGTGGTACAGAAGACAGCGACAATGGATCAGCAGCAGCGCTGGCAAAGCTTTTCCCCCACGCTACCTTAGCAGCAGTACCCGGCAATCACAACAATGCAGCATCCACTCCCCAATTTTCCGAAGCAATTCTTGAATTTTTAAAACGTTAA
- a CDS encoding TlpA disulfide reductase family protein: MSNPLTRLIAMLCFVILSCISMQAQDRVTIAPQYPERGSTVTITYDPQAPGAGIPVDASSVTLVFSYSNLYDVAYRVNMQKKGNLWTTSFVLARYATFATFYLQSGEAIDKPAANRHYELAVYTGKTPIRDGHLYKGYSLSAQMGKSPELGAKQAEQFQEELNLYPDNYEARLRLLNYQMSKASGTEKEKIRQQALQVIAAKFYQAPTVPGNMNKVTMGYLIIGENSRLDSIRKVVREKYPDTELGRELYTSFIAKEKDTAEQIALFEKALKKETLKNEKSFVEMHDRLFNIYAARRNAAKALYHARKTARKTDDPYWPVTLKGIAQTLLDNDLALDSARAYTEQALGLANQFPVGVIRYFPETGYIFPYVDDSTRQATYDKASGNLLSMLGLIAMKQGRTNDANNNMEAAMQKASDKETLDNVALFYQQTGNTAKLQQLQALREKKMLDKVKTQRINRPAPVFSFVDLTGKPVPQETWKNKVVIIDFWATWCVPCMQEMPYIQKLYEKYKDNPAVQFMIVNSGARNTLADAQGWNGNKKYGFPVFFNTDPEVGDKFKFTLIPATYVINKEGNIQFSNIGFEGPDVEMKLKLQIELLLAP, encoded by the coding sequence ATGAGCAATCCATTAACCCGCCTTATAGCTATGCTGTGCTTCGTTATCCTGTCCTGTATAAGCATGCAGGCGCAGGATAGGGTAACGATCGCACCTCAATATCCGGAACGCGGATCCACCGTCACCATCACCTATGATCCCCAGGCGCCGGGCGCCGGCATTCCGGTCGATGCTTCTTCCGTGACCCTCGTATTCTCCTATTCCAACTTGTACGATGTGGCCTATCGTGTCAACATGCAAAAGAAAGGCAATCTATGGACCACCAGTTTTGTACTGGCCCGTTATGCCACCTTCGCTACCTTCTATTTGCAAAGTGGCGAGGCCATCGACAAGCCAGCTGCCAACAGGCATTATGAACTGGCTGTCTATACCGGTAAAACACCCATCAGGGACGGTCACTTGTACAAAGGATATAGCCTCAGTGCCCAGATGGGGAAGTCGCCGGAACTGGGCGCCAAACAAGCAGAACAATTTCAGGAAGAGCTCAACCTCTATCCCGATAATTACGAAGCCCGGCTCAGGCTCCTCAATTACCAGATGAGCAAGGCCAGCGGTACAGAGAAAGAAAAGATCAGGCAACAGGCCTTGCAGGTCATTGCCGCCAAATTCTACCAGGCCCCTACCGTACCCGGCAATATGAATAAGGTGACCATGGGTTATTTGATCATTGGCGAGAACAGCCGCCTTGATTCTATCCGTAAAGTGGTGAGAGAAAAATATCCCGATACGGAACTGGGACGTGAATTGTACACCAGTTTTATTGCGAAAGAAAAAGACACCGCAGAGCAGATCGCCTTGTTTGAGAAAGCCCTGAAGAAAGAAACCTTGAAGAATGAAAAGTCTTTCGTAGAAATGCACGATCGCCTGTTCAACATCTATGCAGCCCGCAGGAATGCTGCCAAAGCCCTGTACCATGCCCGTAAAACGGCTCGCAAAACAGACGATCCCTATTGGCCCGTAACACTGAAAGGCATTGCCCAAACCCTGCTCGACAATGACCTGGCCCTGGATTCAGCCCGCGCGTATACAGAGCAGGCCCTTGGCCTCGCAAACCAGTTTCCTGTTGGTGTGATCCGGTATTTCCCTGAAACAGGTTATATATTCCCTTACGTTGATGACAGTACCCGCCAGGCAACCTATGACAAAGCCAGCGGCAACCTCTTGTCCATGCTGGGATTGATCGCCATGAAACAAGGAAGGACCAACGATGCCAACAACAATATGGAAGCTGCCATGCAAAAGGCCTCCGACAAAGAGACCCTCGACAATGTGGCTTTGTTTTACCAGCAAACCGGTAATACGGCAAAGCTGCAACAACTACAGGCCCTGCGGGAAAAGAAGATGCTGGACAAAGTAAAAACCCAGCGCATCAACAGGCCCGCTCCTGTCTTCAGTTTTGTAGACCTTACCGGCAAACCGGTGCCGCAGGAAACATGGAAAAACAAAGTAGTGATCATTGACTTCTGGGCTACCTGGTGTGTACCCTGTATGCAGGAGATGCCCTATATCCAGAAGTTGTATGAAAAATACAAGGACAACCCTGCTGTGCAGTTCATGATCGTAAACAGCGGCGCCCGCAATACCCTCGCCGACGCCCAGGGTTGGAATGGCAATAAAAAATACGGCTTTCCTGTATTCTTCAATACCGATCCGGAAGTGGGTGACAAATTCAAATTCACCCTGATTCCCGCCACCTATGTCATCAACAAGGAAGGCAATATCCAGTTCAGCAATATCGGCTTTGAAGGTCCCGATGTAGAAATGAAATTAAAGCTGCAGATAGAGTTACTGTTGGCACCCTGA
- a CDS encoding RagB/SusD family nutrient uptake outer membrane protein, with protein sequence MKRIHILTLSLALIAAASCKKYVDTPLPKNELVSELVFTDDKTATAAMVGLYSNMNAFNYYYANVLMNYLTAMQADDLYYLSTFANYDVFRQNSLLPSSQYVQSMWKDQYAYIYHANACIEGLTAAAALTPAVKNQLLGEAHFMRAFLHFYLVNMYGDVPLITTTNYLVNNVKPREKTAVVYDTIISDLITAKKLMTDNYPSTNRVRPNKAAATALLARVYLYTKQWAAAETEASLVLNNSLYSLLKDLNGVFLANSREAIWQLQPVNVAGGRNTWEGFTSTPATATASPAFRLDTTNLIAKFETGDLRLANWTGFRKLTTGATVYFPFKYKVRTNPTTVTTLTEYSMVMRLAEQFLIRAEARIQQDKLNEGRADLDSIRLRAGLTALPTNLDKAALLLAVEKERKLELFVEWGHRWFDLKRTNRATAVLGPVKGSFWQATDTLYPIPTNAIKTNIYLEQNEGYK encoded by the coding sequence ATGAAACGCATCCATATATTAACACTAAGCCTGGCACTGATCGCTGCCGCTTCCTGTAAGAAGTATGTAGACACTCCTTTACCAAAGAACGAACTCGTATCTGAATTGGTGTTTACAGACGACAAAACAGCCACGGCTGCCATGGTAGGCCTGTACAGTAACATGAACGCATTCAATTATTACTATGCCAATGTGCTCATGAACTACCTCACTGCCATGCAGGCCGATGACCTTTATTATCTGTCTACCTTTGCCAATTACGATGTATTCCGGCAAAACAGCCTCCTGCCCTCCAGCCAATATGTACAAAGCATGTGGAAGGACCAGTATGCCTATATCTATCATGCCAATGCCTGCATAGAAGGACTTACGGCTGCAGCTGCCCTTACCCCTGCCGTGAAGAACCAACTGCTCGGTGAAGCTCATTTCATGCGGGCATTCCTGCATTTTTACCTGGTAAATATGTATGGCGATGTGCCCCTCATTACCACCACCAATTACCTGGTCAATAATGTAAAGCCCCGCGAAAAAACGGCCGTGGTATATGACACTATCATTAGTGACCTTATCACTGCAAAGAAGCTGATGACGGATAATTATCCTTCCACTAACCGCGTACGTCCCAATAAAGCTGCTGCTACTGCTCTGCTGGCAAGAGTATATTTATATACCAAACAATGGGCAGCTGCCGAAACAGAAGCATCCCTCGTATTGAACAACAGTCTCTACTCCTTGCTGAAAGACCTCAATGGCGTATTCCTGGCCAATAGCCGCGAAGCCATTTGGCAATTGCAGCCTGTAAATGTGGCTGGTGGCCGCAATACCTGGGAAGGGTTTACCTCTACCCCGGCTACAGCTACAGCCAGCCCTGCCTTCAGGCTCGATACCACCAACCTCATCGCAAAGTTTGAGACCGGCGATCTCCGCCTGGCCAATTGGACTGGCTTCCGCAAACTCACCACCGGTGCCACCGTGTATTTTCCCTTCAAATACAAGGTGCGTACCAACCCCACTACCGTGACCACCCTTACAGAGTATTCCATGGTGATGCGCCTGGCCGAGCAATTCCTTATCCGCGCCGAAGCAAGGATACAACAGGACAAACTCAATGAAGGCAGGGCCGATCTTGATTCTATCCGCCTTCGCGCAGGGCTCACTGCTTTACCCACCAATCTCGACAAAGCCGCTTTATTGCTCGCTGTTGAAAAGGAGCGCAAATTGGAATTGTTTGTAGAATGGGGCCATCGCTGGTTCGACCTGAAACGCACCAACCGGGCAACCGCCGTATTAGGCCCTGTCAAAGGTTCATTCTGGCAGGCTACCGATACCCTGTATCCAATACCCACAAACGCCATCAAGACAAATATTTACCTCGAACAAAACGAAGGATACAAATAA
- a CDS encoding TonB-dependent receptor, which yields MQLKALFDQAPTGSPWLPAHRSKVPATALCATPVKRLVTKQMLYVMKLTILLLTVAFLQVSAKGTAQTITFSGKQAPLEKAFIAIKKQTGYVVFYDYKLIESLKPVNVQAINLPLEAFLQQILKGQPLDYSIEGKTIIISPEASTTPAANPSALATATVIERQEITGTITDANNTPLPGISVTIKGTNIGTTTDGNGRYSLQANPGQILVFSSIGFQSQEVKLGTTTSINIQLTPASNELDESVVIGYGTTIRRSSTGSVSSVKSRDIASQPVMDPLAALQGRVPGFFVSSSNGLPGSSFKVMLRGQNSISGGNEPLYIIDGVPFYSEPLNQFTSANGKQSPLAAINPSDIESISVLKDADATAIYGSRGANGVILITTKKGKAGTTRFNFNAYTGASKVVNTLDMLSTSEYIQLRKEAYANDGLTYNAGNAPDLTTWDQNKTTDWQDYMMGHSASVSEAQGSVSGGNQQTRFLLSGTYRRETTVMPNDLAYKRGAVHLNVDHTGLDGKFNISASVNYSSAKDNSIASDLTSFYNLAPNYPLYDADGKYYWFLTEQNPAAYLLRRSNNRTNNLVANSIIRYTILPGLDAKVNLGYTRTTMDQTQVYPNLSLNPTAATGSFTYFGNASASSYVIEPQVDYKRTIADGTLSVMAGATWQESLREGEGFTAENFSSDALLEDIKSAGKLTARPTTYNFYRYTSVFGRVNYNWDERYILNATFRRDGSTRFGPGNRFGNFGAVGAAWVFTNESFFPATEVISFGKLRGSYGTTGNDIIGDYQYLNSWASTSYPYDGMPGLSVSRLPNADYHWEENRKLEAALELGFFKNRILLNTNFYRNISTNQLVDYALSPQTGFESYTANLPATVLNAGIEIELTTTNIQHKDFRWKSSFNMTLNKNKLKEFPGFESSTYANTYVIGKSLTIVKGYQFTGVDPQTGKATFLNIDNNPAISENDDYVVLGKTMPDFYGGFQNSFSYKGFELDFLFQFVKQEGPGINYGYLSTLYGALKNKDVSANDRWQKPGDIAGVPKATTISGNVLYDQYRLSSAVWGDASYIRLKNVALRYDLSKFVKRYKLNNLSVYVLGQNLLTITHYDGLDPETQGLVMPPLKTITAGVQFTF from the coding sequence ATGCAATTAAAGGCTCTTTTTGATCAGGCTCCAACAGGTAGCCCATGGCTGCCTGCTCACCGGAGTAAGGTCCCAGCGACAGCACTTTGTGCAACGCCCGTTAAACGCCTGGTCACCAAACAAATGTTGTATGTGATGAAGCTGACTATTCTTTTACTCACAGTGGCTTTCCTCCAGGTAAGCGCCAAAGGCACTGCACAAACGATCACCTTTTCCGGCAAGCAGGCCCCGCTGGAAAAGGCATTTATTGCCATTAAGAAGCAAACCGGCTATGTAGTCTTTTACGATTACAAACTCATAGAAAGTTTAAAGCCGGTAAACGTGCAGGCTATCAACCTTCCATTGGAAGCCTTTCTGCAACAAATACTGAAAGGCCAGCCCCTGGATTATTCCATAGAGGGAAAAACGATCATTATCAGTCCTGAAGCCTCCACTACACCCGCTGCCAACCCTTCTGCGCTTGCTACCGCTACGGTTATCGAAAGACAGGAAATTACCGGTACCATCACCGATGCCAATAATACACCACTGCCCGGCATTAGCGTTACCATAAAAGGAACGAATATCGGAACAACGACTGATGGCAATGGACGGTATTCCCTGCAAGCCAATCCCGGCCAGATACTGGTATTTTCCTCTATCGGATTCCAATCGCAGGAAGTGAAACTAGGTACTACCACTTCCATCAACATACAACTGACCCCCGCCAGCAATGAACTCGACGAATCCGTAGTGATTGGATATGGCACTACCATACGCCGCAGCAGTACCGGTTCTGTTTCCAGCGTGAAGAGCCGTGATATTGCCTCCCAACCCGTGATGGATCCACTGGCAGCCCTGCAAGGCAGGGTACCCGGCTTCTTTGTATCCTCTTCCAATGGATTGCCCGGCTCCAGTTTTAAAGTAATGCTGCGCGGACAAAACTCCATCAGCGGTGGCAATGAACCCTTGTACATCATTGACGGAGTGCCTTTTTATTCCGAGCCCCTCAACCAGTTCACCTCCGCCAATGGCAAGCAAAGCCCGCTTGCAGCCATCAACCCGTCCGACATTGAAAGCATCAGTGTATTGAAAGATGCCGATGCTACCGCCATCTATGGTTCCAGAGGCGCCAACGGCGTGATCCTCATCACCACCAAAAAAGGGAAAGCTGGCACTACCCGCTTCAATTTCAACGCGTATACCGGCGCCAGCAAAGTCGTCAATACCCTCGACATGTTGAGCACGTCCGAATACATTCAGCTGCGCAAAGAAGCATATGCCAATGACGGCCTCACTTACAATGCAGGTAATGCACCCGACCTCACCACCTGGGATCAAAACAAGACCACCGATTGGCAGGATTATATGATGGGGCATTCAGCCAGTGTATCGGAAGCACAGGGCTCTGTGTCTGGCGGCAATCAACAAACACGTTTCTTATTGAGCGGCACTTACCGCCGCGAGACTACCGTTATGCCCAACGACCTGGCCTATAAGCGTGGAGCCGTGCACCTGAATGTTGACCATACCGGCCTCGACGGTAAATTCAACATCAGCGCTTCCGTTAATTATTCCAGCGCCAAGGACAATTCCATCGCCAGCGACCTCACTTCTTTTTACAACCTGGCGCCCAATTATCCCTTATACGATGCCGATGGCAAATACTATTGGTTCCTGACAGAACAAAATCCGGCCGCTTATCTGCTGAGGCGCTCCAACAACCGCACCAACAACCTGGTAGCCAACAGCATTATCCGTTATACCATTCTACCCGGCCTCGATGCAAAAGTGAACCTGGGTTATACCCGTACCACCATGGACCAAACACAGGTATACCCCAACCTCTCTCTGAACCCAACCGCTGCAACCGGTAGCTTTACCTATTTTGGTAATGCCAGCGCCTCTTCCTATGTGATCGAACCCCAGGTAGATTATAAACGCACCATTGCCGATGGAACCCTGTCTGTAATGGCTGGTGCTACCTGGCAGGAAAGCCTGCGGGAAGGAGAAGGTTTTACCGCGGAGAATTTCTCCAGCGATGCATTACTGGAAGACATTAAATCGGCCGGCAAACTTACAGCTCGCCCTACCACTTATAACTTCTATCGCTATACCTCCGTATTCGGAAGAGTAAACTACAACTGGGATGAACGCTATATCCTCAATGCTACTTTCCGCCGGGATGGCTCTACCCGCTTTGGTCCGGGCAACCGCTTTGGAAACTTTGGCGCTGTTGGAGCAGCCTGGGTATTCACCAACGAATCCTTTTTCCCGGCTACAGAGGTGATCAGTTTTGGTAAACTGCGCGGCAGCTATGGCACTACCGGTAATGATATTATTGGTGACTACCAGTACCTCAATAGCTGGGCTTCAACCTCCTATCCGTATGATGGTATGCCAGGGCTAAGTGTATCCCGGCTGCCCAATGCCGACTATCACTGGGAAGAAAACCGCAAACTCGAAGCTGCCCTCGAATTGGGCTTCTTTAAGAACAGGATATTGCTGAACACCAACTTCTACCGCAATATTTCCACCAACCAATTGGTTGATTATGCGCTCTCCCCGCAAACAGGTTTCGAAAGTTATACCGCCAATTTACCGGCCACCGTACTGAATGCCGGTATTGAAATTGAGCTGACCACCACCAATATCCAGCACAAAGATTTTCGCTGGAAGTCTTCGTTCAATATGACCCTCAACAAAAACAAGCTGAAGGAATTCCCAGGCTTTGAGTCATCTACCTATGCCAATACATATGTGATCGGCAAATCGCTCACCATCGTAAAGGGATACCAGTTTACAGGTGTTGATCCACAAACAGGCAAAGCTACCTTCCTGAATATCGACAACAACCCCGCGATCTCCGAAAATGATGATTATGTGGTATTGGGCAAAACAATGCCCGATTTCTACGGCGGCTTCCAAAACTCCTTTAGCTACAAAGGATTTGAACTCGATTTCCTCTTCCAGTTCGTAAAGCAGGAAGGCCCCGGCATTAACTACGGCTACCTCTCTACCCTGTATGGTGCTTTGAAAAACAAAGATGTGAGCGCCAATGACCGTTGGCAAAAGCCTGGCGATATAGCCGGCGTGCCCAAAGCTACCACCATATCTGGCAACGTGTTGTACGACCAGTACCGGTTGTCTTCCGCTGTATGGGGTGATGCTTCTTACATCCGCCTGAAGAATGTGGCCCTGCGCTACGACCTGTCGAAGTTTGTAAAGAGGTACAAACTGAATAACCTCAGTGTATATGTACTCGGTCAAAACCTGCTCACCATTACCCATTATGATGGCCTCGATCCCGAAACACAAGGGCTCGTCATGCCACCATTAAAGACCATTACAGCAGGCGTTCAATTCACTTTCTAA
- a CDS encoding FecR family protein, with amino-acid sequence MNRFETLWKGYQQGLLQEAELAEFLQLIREDENLLAGGIDELLQHGPQGMPAPGEKELILRQIRQQIQPATVHKLPFGKRYWWIAAAALFLLTTMIALLTIRLKKQQDITGKGRQPSPVYDAAPGKNGALLTLADGSTIVLDSAANGTLAQQGSSKLIKTEDGKLTYSPSSGEGQEAPAYNTISTPRGRQFQLVLPDGSKVWLNAASSLTYPTAFTGNERKVTLTGEAYFEVASLPGKSGTKMSFLVDMRPIAGGKINGTIEVLGTHFNVNAYEDEGAIKATLLEGKIKITAVTGSQLLFPGHQALLSNNQLSIINNLDVEAVVAWKNGVFNFHKADLPAVMRQLSRWYDVEIVYQGPVPGRLFGGEIERNLHLSQVLKILSKMGIQCTIEGKKLIVQPS; translated from the coding sequence ATGAACAGATTTGAAACACTTTGGAAAGGTTACCAGCAAGGACTGTTACAGGAAGCAGAACTGGCCGAATTCCTCCAATTGATCAGGGAAGATGAAAATCTCCTGGCAGGCGGGATCGATGAGCTTTTGCAGCACGGCCCACAGGGTATGCCTGCGCCCGGAGAAAAAGAGCTCATCCTCCGGCAGATCAGACAACAGATCCAACCTGCGACTGTTCATAAATTGCCTTTTGGCAAGCGATATTGGTGGATAGCCGCTGCGGCCCTCTTCCTGCTCACCACCATGATCGCACTCCTTACCATACGACTCAAAAAACAACAGGATATTACCGGTAAGGGGCGGCAGCCTTCCCCCGTTTATGATGCCGCCCCCGGTAAGAATGGCGCACTGCTTACCTTAGCTGATGGCAGTACCATTGTGCTCGACAGTGCCGCTAATGGTACATTGGCGCAACAAGGAAGTTCCAAACTCATAAAAACAGAGGATGGTAAGTTGACCTATTCCCCCTCCTCCGGAGAGGGACAGGAAGCGCCAGCCTATAACACCATCTCCACCCCACGTGGCCGCCAGTTCCAACTGGTATTGCCCGATGGCAGTAAAGTGTGGCTCAATGCCGCCTCCTCCCTTACCTACCCTACCGCCTTTACAGGCAATGAAAGAAAGGTGACCCTCACTGGCGAAGCGTATTTTGAAGTAGCATCCCTGCCTGGCAAATCAGGAACGAAAATGTCCTTCCTCGTTGATATGCGTCCCATTGCAGGTGGAAAGATCAACGGTACCATCGAAGTGCTGGGCACCCATTTCAATGTAAATGCCTACGAGGATGAAGGCGCTATTAAAGCAACCTTACTGGAAGGAAAGATCAAAATAACTGCCGTTACAGGATCCCAGCTGCTTTTCCCTGGCCATCAGGCGCTATTAAGCAATAATCAATTATCAATAATTAATAATCTGGACGTAGAGGCCGTAGTTGCCTGGAAGAATGGCGTGTTTAACTTTCACAAAGCCGACCTTCCCGCTGTTATGCGACAGTTGTCCCGCTGGTATGATGTGGAAATTGTGTACCAGGGCCCTGTGCCCGGTCGCTTGTTTGGAGGAGAAATAGAACGTAACCTGCACTTATCACAAGTGCTTAAGATATTGAGCAAAATGGGCATACAATGTACCATCGAAGGCAAAAAACTGATCGTACAACCTTCCTGA
- a CDS encoding RNA polymerase sigma factor, giving the protein MPVTSLHNEKELLRRVATGDEPAFTQLFEAYWDSIYQVAFTLTKSRETARDIVQEIFIKIWLLREELPQKDNFRNFLFIVSRNHILDELRRKIKEDPFASQLQAWFRQSPLQADQQLLYHESQALIHQAISHLPEQQRQVYLLTRENGWSQEEIAQHLQVSKNTVKTHMARALTAIREYLANHIQGILLVSSLLSALL; this is encoded by the coding sequence GTGCCAGTCACATCATTACATAATGAAAAGGAATTATTACGGCGCGTTGCTACCGGAGATGAGCCAGCATTCACCCAACTCTTTGAAGCCTATTGGGACTCCATTTACCAGGTAGCTTTTACCCTCACCAAATCACGCGAAACAGCCCGGGACATCGTACAGGAGATCTTTATAAAGATCTGGCTCCTGCGCGAAGAACTGCCGCAGAAAGACAACTTCCGCAACTTTCTCTTCATTGTCTCCCGCAACCATATATTGGATGAACTGCGCAGGAAAATAAAAGAAGATCCCTTCGCCAGTCAATTGCAGGCCTGGTTCAGGCAAAGCCCCCTGCAGGCCGACCAGCAGCTCCTGTACCACGAATCGCAGGCCCTGATCCATCAGGCCATCAGCCATTTACCCGAACAGCAACGCCAGGTATACCTGCTCACCCGCGAAAACGGCTGGAGCCAGGAAGAGATCGCCCAACACCTCCAGGTATCCAAAAACACCGTCAAAACCCATATGGCCCGGGCTTTAACCGCCATCCGGGAATACCTGGCCAACCATATCCAGGGCATCCTGCTGGTCAGCAGCCTGCTATCAGCCCTGCTTTAA
- a CDS encoding DUF1016 N-terminal domain-containing protein, which yields MKEHIRTSQFKAAISVNSAVIRLYWNIGEMIAQNQALFEGRNKYIEQLAADIKSEFPDLQGFSKRDLFDIIRFYLFYSSDSVQQLAALNPDGYQDLSSPQQLIARVPWGHHFIGQLDV from the coding sequence GTGAAAGAGCATATACGCACCAGCCAATTCAAAGCAGCTATATCTGTAAACTCTGCTGTCATTCGATTATACTGGAATATTGGTGAGATGATCGCCCAAAACCAGGCATTATTTGAAGGAAGAAACAAATACATTGAGCAGTTAGCTGCAGATATAAAATCGGAATTTCCGGATTTACAGGGCTTTTCAAAAAGGGATCTTTTTGATATCATAAGGTTTTATCTCTTTTATAGTTCTGATTCAGTGCAGCAGCTTGCCGCACTGAACCCTGATGGTTATCAAGACCTTAGCTCACCCCAACAACTCATCGCACGCGTTCCCTGGGGCCACCATTTCATTGGCCAATTGGATGTATGA